In a genomic window of Penaeus vannamei isolate JL-2024 chromosome 10, ASM4276789v1, whole genome shotgun sequence:
- the LOC113828089 gene encoding uncharacterized protein, giving the protein MSPLRVLRPHPTPPPPPATRADDEAGRSPARQCVLSPPASESQVQEILDPTHQLGVQSQPWPRVSRSPCASSWRRRCWRRARRPWKDLRSAACRAWSPLLTGMTSRQAGGPTSPARPACAPPPSSWCQRNPAVVCRSLRSRKSKGRSGAQDTASRCGNEDKSDMRLARTAASFRDD; this is encoded by the exons ATGTCTCCATTACGTGTGCTgcgcccccaccccacaccccccccaccccctgctacACGCGCCGATGACGAGGCCGGACGGTCACCTGCCCGCCAGTGCGTCCTGTCGCCTCCTGCCAGCGAGTCACAAGTTCAGGAGATCCTCGACCCTACGCATCAATTAG GCGTCCAGAGTCAGCCATGGCCACGAGTCTCAAGGTCTCCCTGTGCGTCCTCCTGGCGACGGCGGTGCTGGCGGCGAGCCCGGAGGCCGTGGAAGGATCTCCGCTCGGCGGCCTGCAGGGCTTGGTCTCCGCTCCTGACAGGGATGACATCT CGACAGGCGGGAGGCCCAACGTCGCCGGCGCGCCCTGCCTGTGCGCCTCCTCCGAGTTCCTGGTGTCAGAGAAACCCTGCCGTTGTGTGCCGAAGTTTACGAAGCCGGAAATCTAAAGGTCGGTCAG GGGCCCAGGACACAGCCTCCCGGTGTGGAAACGAGGATAAATCTGACATGAGGCTGGCAAGGACGGCTGCCTCGTTCCGCGATGACTGA